Proteins found in one Bacillus subtilis subsp. subtilis str. 168 genomic segment:
- the trxBB gene encoding ferredoxin-NADP+ reductase (flavodoxin) (Evidence 1a: Function from experimental evidences in the studied strain; PubMedId: 15252706, 22938038, 26507228, 26965753; Product type e: enzyme) → MREDTKVYDITIIGGGPVGLFTAFYGGMRQASVKIIESLPQLGGQLSALYPEKYIYDVAGFPKIRAQELINNLKEQMAKFDQTICLEQAVESVEKQADGVFKLVTNEETHYSKTVIITAGNGAFKPRKLELENAEQYEGKNLHYFVDDLQKFAGRRVAILGGGDSAVDWALMLEPIAKEVSIIHRRDKFRAHEHSVENLHASKVNVLTPFVPAELIGEDKIEQLVLEEVKGDRKEILEIDDLIVNYGFVSSLGPIKNWGLDIEKNSIVVKSTMETNIEGFFAAGDICTYEGKVNLIASGFGEAPTAVNNAKAYMDPKARVQPLHSTSLFENK, encoded by the coding sequence ATGCGAGAGGATACAAAGGTTTATGATATTACAATTATAGGCGGGGGACCGGTCGGCTTATTCACCGCTTTTTACGGCGGGATGAGACAGGCAAGCGTCAAAATTATCGAAAGCCTGCCTCAGCTCGGCGGACAGCTTAGCGCCCTATACCCTGAGAAGTATATATATGATGTAGCGGGATTCCCGAAAATCCGCGCGCAAGAGCTTATCAATAACCTAAAAGAGCAAATGGCGAAATTCGACCAAACCATTTGTCTGGAGCAAGCGGTTGAATCTGTTGAGAAACAAGCGGACGGCGTGTTTAAGCTTGTAACAAATGAAGAAACCCACTACTCTAAAACGGTCATCATAACTGCAGGAAACGGCGCATTCAAACCGAGAAAGCTGGAACTTGAAAATGCCGAGCAGTATGAAGGCAAAAACCTCCATTACTTCGTTGATGATCTGCAAAAATTCGCCGGCAGACGCGTTGCGATCCTTGGCGGTGGAGATTCCGCGGTTGACTGGGCGCTTATGCTTGAGCCAATCGCAAAAGAAGTATCGATCATTCACCGCCGCGACAAGTTCCGAGCGCACGAGCACAGTGTGGAAAACCTTCATGCGTCGAAGGTTAATGTCCTGACACCATTCGTCCCTGCGGAGCTGATCGGCGAAGACAAAATCGAACAGCTAGTGCTTGAAGAAGTGAAAGGCGACCGCAAAGAGATTTTAGAAATTGATGACTTAATCGTCAACTACGGTTTCGTTTCATCTCTTGGACCGATCAAAAACTGGGGCCTGGACATCGAGAAAAATTCCATTGTCGTGAAATCAACAATGGAAACAAATATCGAAGGCTTCTTTGCAGCAGGTGACATTTGTACATACGAAGGAAAAGTCAACCTGATTGCCAGCGGCTTCGGCGAGGCACCGACAGCAGTGAACAACGCCAAGGCTTACATGGACCCGAAAGCCCGCGTACAGCCTCTTCACTCAACAAGTCTTTTTGAAAATAAATAA
- the paiA gene encoding polyamine N-acetyltransferase (Evidence 1a: Function from experimental evidences in the studied strain; PubMedId: 16210326, 17588214, 21633970, 26818562, 28546427; Product type e: enzyme) encodes MSVKMKKCSREDLQTLQQLSIETFNDTFKEQNSPENMKAYLESAFNTEQLEKELSNMSSQFFFIYFDHEIAGYVKVNIDDAQSEEMGAESLEIERIYIKNSFQKHGLGKHLLNKAIEIALERNKKNIWLGVWEKNENAIAFYKKMGFVQTGAHSFYMGDEEQTDLIMAKTLI; translated from the coding sequence ATGAGTGTAAAAATGAAAAAATGCAGCCGGGAAGATTTACAAACACTTCAACAATTGAGTATTGAAACATTCAATGACACTTTTAAAGAACAGAACTCACCTGAAAATATGAAAGCCTATTTAGAAAGCGCATTTAACACTGAGCAGCTGGAAAAAGAGTTATCTAATATGTCTTCGCAATTCTTTTTTATTTACTTTGATCATGAAATCGCTGGATATGTAAAGGTCAATATCGATGATGCTCAGTCTGAAGAAATGGGTGCTGAATCACTTGAAATCGAGAGAATTTATATAAAGAACAGCTTTCAAAAACATGGGCTTGGCAAACATCTGCTGAATAAAGCGATAGAAATTGCGCTGGAACGTAATAAAAAGAACATTTGGCTAGGTGTGTGGGAAAAAAATGAAAATGCCATTGCCTTTTATAAGAAAATGGGGTTTGTTCAGACCGGCGCCCACTCATTTTATATGGGTGATGAAGAACAAACGGATTTAATCATGGCTAAAACACTCATATAA
- the yuzG gene encoding conserved protein or unknown function (Evidence 4: Unknown function but conserved in other organisms), whose product MAQNEEKTPKSQKIQDRIIMAMIWVVAALVIALVVGTALNYINIFK is encoded by the coding sequence ATGGCCCAAAACGAAGAAAAAACACCGAAGTCCCAAAAGATTCAGGACCGCATTATTATGGCAATGATCTGGGTAGTCGCAGCCCTTGTGATTGCGCTGGTTGTAGGAACTGCATTGAATTATATAAATATCTTCAAATAA
- the yutI gene encoding putative iron-sulfur scaffold protein (Evidence 3: Putative function from multiple computational evidences; PubMedId: 17237162, 21749987; Product type f: factor) — MCYNRESNFANQTIDFYCYTEYNGFMTTKGANVMTEVEMKEQVQEVLDKLRPFLLRDGGDCELVDVDEGIVKLRLLGACGSCPSSTITLKAGIERALLEEVPGVVEVEQVF, encoded by the coding sequence ATGTGCTATAATAGGGAAAGCAACTTTGCAAACCAAACAATAGATTTTTATTGTTACACTGAATATAATGGTTTTATGACGACGAAAGGAGCGAATGTCATGACTGAAGTTGAAATGAAAGAACAGGTGCAGGAAGTACTGGACAAACTTCGTCCGTTTTTACTTCGTGACGGCGGTGACTGTGAGCTTGTAGACGTAGATGAAGGTATCGTTAAGCTTCGTCTTCTAGGCGCATGCGGCAGCTGCCCAAGTTCAACAATTACGTTGAAAGCCGGAATTGAGCGCGCTCTTCTTGAAGAAGTGCCGGGTGTCGTTGAAGTAGAACAAGTCTTTTAA
- the yuzB gene encoding hypothetical protein (Evidence 4: Unknown function but conserved in other organisms) → MNPMIEFCVSNLAHGSQEARAILEKDPNLDVLEYGCLSYCGTCMESLFALVNGEVVMGETPAELVENIYTFIEENPMF, encoded by the coding sequence ATGAATCCAATGATTGAATTTTGTGTCAGCAATCTGGCTCACGGCTCTCAGGAAGCCCGGGCGATTTTGGAGAAGGATCCCAACCTTGATGTCCTTGAATATGGCTGCTTAAGCTACTGCGGGACATGTATGGAATCGCTTTTCGCTCTGGTAAACGGAGAAGTCGTCATGGGTGAAACGCCTGCTGAGCTTGTTGAGAATATATATACCTTTATTGAAGAAAATCCAATGTTTTAA
- the yuzD gene encoding putative sulfur oxido-reduction management enzyme (Evidence 3: Putative function from multiple computational evidences; PubMedId: 11551182; Product type e: enzyme): protein MMKPVMLSVYGAENVCASCVNMPTAKDTYEWLEAALKRKYPNQPFEMQYIDIHEPPDNEHAKELAEKIRNDEYFYPLVLVEDKIVGEGNPKLKDVYEEMEKHGYTENR from the coding sequence GTGATGAAACCAGTCATGCTAAGCGTGTACGGGGCAGAAAACGTTTGTGCGAGCTGTGTAAATATGCCGACAGCCAAGGATACATACGAGTGGCTTGAGGCTGCGCTGAAAAGAAAATATCCAAATCAGCCTTTTGAGATGCAGTACATCGATATTCATGAGCCGCCTGACAATGAACATGCGAAAGAGCTTGCGGAAAAAATCAGAAATGACGAGTATTTTTATCCGCTTGTGCTTGTAGAAGACAAAATTGTCGGTGAAGGCAATCCAAAATTAAAAGACGTTTATGAGGAAATGGAGAAGCATGGGTATACAGAAAACCGCTGA
- the paiB gene encoding transcriptional regulator (regulates paiA expression) (Evidence 1c: Function from experimental evidences in the studied genus; PubMedId: 16210326, 21633969; Product type e: enzyme) produces the protein MYIPKYFKVTNAEEIWNFVQENSFGTVVTTEQGKPIATHLPLGFNKKDDHYYITGHFAYGNPQWRTFEACEDVLVMFQGPHAYISSSWYSRENVPTWNYQAVHMYGKASMLEKDELAEELTIMLEKYEKHRDNPVLWDKLSPKLLESELKGIVGFKIKVEDIQAAYKLSQNRNETDYMNVIEQLQNEENPNAKQMAELMEDKLKKQI, from the coding sequence ATGTATATTCCAAAATATTTTAAAGTCACAAATGCTGAAGAAATTTGGAATTTTGTACAAGAAAACTCCTTTGGTACGGTTGTCACAACAGAACAAGGAAAACCAATTGCCACACATTTGCCGTTAGGATTCAATAAAAAAGACGATCATTACTATATTACGGGGCATTTCGCTTATGGAAATCCTCAGTGGAGAACGTTTGAAGCCTGTGAAGATGTGCTTGTGATGTTTCAGGGACCGCACGCTTATATTTCTTCTTCCTGGTATTCGCGCGAAAATGTTCCGACGTGGAATTATCAGGCTGTCCACATGTATGGAAAAGCAAGTATGTTAGAGAAAGATGAATTAGCAGAAGAATTAACAATCATGTTGGAGAAATACGAAAAACATCGTGACAATCCTGTGTTATGGGATAAGCTTTCTCCAAAACTCTTAGAAAGTGAATTGAAAGGTATTGTTGGATTTAAGATTAAGGTGGAAGACATTCAAGCGGCATATAAATTAAGCCAGAACCGAAATGAAACGGATTATATGAACGTCATTGAACAGTTGCAAAATGAAGAAAATCCAAATGCAAAACAAATGGCAGAACTGATGGAAGATAAACTCAAAAAGCAAATATAA
- the dapF gene encoding diaminopimelate epimerase (Evidence 1c: Function from experimental evidences in the studied genus; PubMedId: 14627808, 16723397, 19307721, 28873470; Product type e: enzyme) has protein sequence MNSFRFTKMHGLGNSYIYVNQFEEQLPEEKLSEIAIQVSSVYTGIGSDGMILICPSDQAPVKMRIFNNDGSEGKNCGNGLRCVAKYAYEHKLVEETSFLIETLSGLVKAEVQVENGKVNVVTVDMGEPRLTKSELPMLDGGEEHTINETMAFGEVELTGTAVSMGNPHIVFPIADIEQAPLTTLGPVIEKDPRFPEGINVEFVETVNEQELHFRVWERGSGITQACGTGACAAAVASVLNGVSKRNQDITVHLAGGDLVINWKDNGHVMMTGPAETVCEGVYFL, from the coding sequence ATGAACTCATTTCGATTTACCAAAATGCACGGCCTGGGAAACAGTTATATTTATGTGAATCAATTTGAAGAACAGCTTCCAGAAGAAAAACTGTCAGAGATTGCAATTCAGGTTTCTTCTGTTTATACAGGGATCGGATCCGACGGAATGATCCTGATATGCCCATCAGACCAAGCGCCTGTTAAAATGCGGATTTTTAATAATGACGGGTCTGAAGGGAAAAACTGCGGCAACGGCCTGCGCTGCGTCGCAAAATACGCATATGAGCATAAGCTGGTTGAGGAAACATCTTTTCTGATTGAAACTCTCTCCGGGCTTGTGAAAGCGGAGGTTCAAGTCGAAAACGGAAAAGTGAATGTGGTCACTGTCGATATGGGCGAACCGCGCTTGACAAAATCCGAGCTTCCTATGCTTGACGGCGGGGAAGAGCACACAATCAATGAAACGATGGCATTTGGTGAAGTAGAACTAACAGGCACTGCCGTTTCAATGGGAAATCCGCATATCGTTTTTCCGATCGCAGACATTGAACAGGCACCCTTAACGACACTGGGGCCGGTGATTGAGAAAGATCCGAGATTTCCGGAAGGCATCAATGTGGAATTCGTTGAAACCGTGAATGAACAAGAATTGCATTTCCGCGTCTGGGAACGGGGATCAGGGATTACTCAGGCATGCGGGACAGGAGCATGTGCAGCGGCAGTCGCATCTGTATTAAACGGCGTATCAAAGCGAAATCAAGACATCACGGTGCATTTAGCAGGCGGGGATTTGGTGATAAACTGGAAAGATAACGGCCATGTAATGATGACAGGGCCGGCTGAAACCGTTTGTGAGGGTGTCTATTTCTTGTAA
- the yutJ gene encoding putative NADH dehydrogenase (Evidence 3: Putative function from multiple computational evidences; PubMedId: 17015645; Product type e: enzyme), whose translation MKKLVLIGGGYGNMRVLHRLLPNQLPDDVSITLIDRNPYHCLKTEYYALAAGTISDHHIRVSFPEHPRLDVQYGDITSIDIVQKQVLFQDREPISYDDAIIGLGCEDKYHNVPGAPEFTYSIQTIDQSRETYQKLNNLSANATVAIVGAGLSGVELASELRESRDDLNIILFDRGNLILSSFPERLSKYVQKWFEEHGVRIINRANITKVEEGVVYNHDDPISADAIVWTAGIQPNKVVRDLDVEKDAQGRIVLTPHHNLPGDEHLYVVGDCASLPHAPSAQLAEAQAEQIVQILQKRWNGEALPESMPQFKLKGVLGSLGKKAGFGLVADRPLIGRVPRMLKSGLLWMYKHHNG comes from the coding sequence ATGAAAAAATTGGTCTTGATCGGCGGAGGTTACGGGAACATGCGCGTTCTTCATCGCTTATTGCCAAACCAGCTGCCTGATGATGTTTCAATCACGTTAATTGACAGAAATCCTTATCACTGCTTGAAAACAGAATATTATGCCCTTGCCGCAGGCACAATTTCTGACCATCATATCAGAGTGTCATTCCCAGAGCACCCTCGCCTGGATGTCCAATACGGTGATATCACATCAATTGATATTGTACAAAAACAAGTGCTGTTCCAAGATCGTGAACCGATTTCTTACGATGACGCCATAATCGGGCTCGGCTGTGAGGATAAATATCACAACGTGCCGGGAGCGCCTGAATTCACCTACAGTATTCAAACCATCGATCAGTCCCGCGAAACCTACCAAAAGCTGAATAATCTGAGCGCTAATGCCACCGTCGCCATTGTCGGAGCGGGCTTAAGCGGCGTTGAGCTTGCAAGTGAATTGAGAGAAAGCCGTGATGACCTGAACATTATTTTGTTCGACCGCGGTAATCTCATTTTATCAAGCTTTCCCGAGCGTTTAAGCAAATATGTGCAAAAATGGTTCGAAGAGCACGGTGTCCGCATTATTAACAGGGCAAATATCACAAAAGTAGAAGAAGGCGTTGTGTATAACCACGATGATCCGATTTCTGCAGACGCCATCGTGTGGACAGCCGGCATCCAGCCAAACAAAGTCGTCAGAGACTTAGATGTGGAGAAGGACGCACAAGGGCGTATTGTATTAACGCCTCATCATAATCTTCCAGGTGATGAACATCTGTACGTTGTCGGCGATTGCGCCAGTCTTCCTCATGCACCGAGCGCCCAGCTGGCAGAGGCTCAAGCAGAGCAGATTGTCCAAATCTTGCAAAAACGCTGGAATGGAGAAGCCCTGCCTGAATCAATGCCGCAGTTTAAGCTGAAAGGCGTCCTCGGTTCACTCGGAAAAAAAGCCGGCTTCGGGCTTGTTGCTGACCGTCCGCTGATCGGCCGTGTTCCGCGTATGCTGAAATCCGGCTTGCTGTGGATGTATAAACACCATAACGGTTAA
- the yutK gene encoding putative Na+(H+)/nucleoside cotransporter (Evidence 3: Putative function from multiple computational evidences; PubMedId: 15849754, 16850406; Product type t: transporter), with the protein MNVLWGLLGAVAIIAIAFLFSEKKSNIKIRTVIVGLCTQVAFGYIVLKWEAGRAVFLWFSSRVQLLIDYANEGISFIFGPLLKVGDSPAFALSVLPVIIFFSALIAVLYHLKIMQLVFRVIGGGLSKLLGTSKTESLAAAANIFVGQSESPLVIKPLIAGLTRSELFTIMTSGLSAVAGSTLFGYALLGIPIEYLLAASFMAAPAGLVFGKLIIPETEKTQTVKSDFKMDEGEGAANVIDAAAKGASTGLQIALNVGAMLLAFVALIAVVNGILGGAFGLFGLKGVTLESILGYVFSPIAFLIGVPWHEALQAGSYIGQKLVLNEFVAYSNFGSHIGEFSKKTATIISFALCGFANFSSIAIMLGTLGGLAPSRRSDIARLGLKAVLAGTLANLLSAAIAGMFI; encoded by the coding sequence ATGAATGTTCTGTGGGGGCTGCTGGGCGCAGTTGCGATCATTGCTATCGCGTTTTTATTTTCAGAAAAGAAAAGCAATATTAAGATAAGAACCGTCATCGTTGGTTTATGCACACAGGTGGCGTTTGGATACATCGTGTTGAAATGGGAAGCGGGACGCGCTGTTTTTTTATGGTTTTCAAGCCGTGTACAGCTTCTGATTGACTATGCGAATGAAGGCATCAGTTTTATTTTTGGACCGCTTCTAAAGGTCGGAGACAGTCCGGCATTTGCATTAAGTGTACTGCCCGTTATCATTTTCTTCTCAGCACTGATTGCAGTTTTATATCATTTGAAAATCATGCAGCTCGTTTTCCGTGTCATTGGCGGCGGATTGTCGAAGCTCCTTGGAACAAGCAAAACGGAATCTCTGGCGGCTGCTGCCAATATTTTTGTAGGACAATCAGAATCTCCGTTAGTGATCAAACCCCTGATTGCCGGGCTGACGCGCTCTGAGTTGTTTACGATTATGACGAGCGGTCTATCGGCAGTTGCGGGATCTACCTTGTTTGGGTACGCGCTTCTCGGTATTCCGATTGAGTACTTGCTGGCGGCCAGCTTTATGGCTGCTCCAGCTGGACTAGTCTTTGGTAAATTGATTATACCCGAAACGGAAAAAACGCAAACCGTAAAAAGCGATTTCAAAATGGATGAAGGCGAAGGCGCAGCCAATGTCATTGACGCAGCTGCAAAGGGAGCGTCAACAGGACTGCAAATTGCGTTAAATGTTGGGGCGATGCTGCTTGCGTTTGTTGCGTTAATCGCTGTAGTAAACGGTATTCTCGGCGGGGCTTTCGGCTTGTTCGGTTTAAAAGGCGTAACATTAGAATCCATTCTCGGCTATGTGTTTTCTCCTATCGCCTTTTTGATTGGCGTGCCTTGGCATGAAGCATTGCAGGCGGGAAGCTATATCGGCCAGAAATTGGTGCTGAATGAGTTTGTCGCTTATTCTAACTTCGGTTCGCACATCGGCGAGTTTTCTAAGAAAACTGCTACCATTATCAGTTTCGCGTTATGCGGATTCGCCAATTTTTCATCAATTGCGATTATGCTTGGTACGCTTGGCGGTTTAGCGCCCAGCCGCCGTTCAGATATCGCACGTCTCGGCCTGAAGGCTGTTCTTGCAGGAACATTAGCCAATCTGCTCAGCGCAGCCATTGCCGGCATGTTTATATAA
- the yumB gene encoding putative NAD-disulfide oxidoreductase (Evidence 3: Putative function from multiple computational evidences; PubMedId: 15937154, 17015645, 26098117; Product type e: enzyme): protein MALNKPKIVILGAGYGGLMTVTRLTKYVGPNDADITLVNKHNYHYETTWMHEASAGTLHHDRCRYQIKDVINQSRVNFVQDTVKAIKIDEKKVVLANGELQYDYLVIGLGAVPETFGIKGLKEYAFPIANINTSRLLREHIELQFATYNTEAEKRPDRLTIVVGGAGFTGIEFLGELAARVPELCKEYDVDRSLVRIICVEAAPTVLPGFDPELVDYAVHYLEENGVEFKIGTAVQECTPEGVRVGKKDEEPEQIKSQTVVWAAGVRGHPIVEEAGFENMRGRVKVNPDLRAPGHDNVFILGDSSLFMNEDTERPYPPTAQIAMQQGITVAKNLGRLIKGGELEEFKPDIKGTVASLGEHNAVGVVYGRKLKGTPASFMKKVIDNRSLFMIGGLGLTLKKGKFKFF, encoded by the coding sequence ATGGCATTGAATAAGCCCAAAATCGTGATTTTAGGTGCAGGATATGGCGGATTGATGACGGTGACAAGGCTGACGAAGTATGTCGGGCCGAATGATGCTGACATTACGCTTGTAAATAAACACAATTATCATTATGAAACGACATGGATGCATGAAGCGAGCGCGGGTACGCTCCATCATGACCGCTGCCGTTATCAGATAAAAGATGTAATCAACCAGTCACGGGTGAATTTTGTACAGGATACCGTAAAGGCAATCAAAATTGATGAGAAAAAAGTTGTGCTTGCGAATGGAGAATTGCAGTACGATTATTTAGTCATCGGGCTCGGCGCCGTGCCTGAAACGTTCGGCATTAAAGGCTTAAAAGAATATGCGTTTCCGATTGCCAACATCAACACGTCGCGCCTGCTGCGGGAACATATTGAGCTGCAGTTTGCGACTTACAATACGGAAGCGGAAAAACGGCCGGACAGGTTAACGATCGTTGTTGGCGGTGCCGGATTTACGGGAATTGAATTTCTTGGCGAACTGGCTGCTCGCGTGCCGGAGCTCTGTAAGGAATATGACGTTGACAGAAGCCTTGTCCGCATCATTTGTGTGGAAGCAGCGCCGACCGTTTTGCCGGGCTTTGATCCGGAACTTGTTGATTACGCCGTACATTATCTTGAGGAAAACGGAGTTGAGTTCAAGATCGGAACGGCTGTACAAGAATGTACACCAGAAGGAGTCAGAGTCGGCAAAAAAGATGAAGAACCAGAGCAGATCAAATCGCAAACCGTTGTATGGGCGGCAGGTGTCCGCGGCCATCCGATTGTGGAGGAAGCCGGTTTTGAGAATATGCGCGGCCGAGTCAAAGTCAACCCTGATCTCCGCGCCCCGGGACATGACAATGTCTTTATTCTCGGCGACAGCTCGCTGTTTATGAATGAAGATACAGAGCGCCCGTATCCGCCGACTGCGCAAATTGCAATGCAGCAGGGCATAACGGTCGCTAAAAACCTTGGCAGGCTTATTAAAGGCGGAGAGCTTGAGGAATTCAAGCCGGACATTAAGGGAACAGTGGCTTCTCTTGGCGAGCATAACGCGGTTGGGGTTGTTTATGGCAGAAAGCTGAAAGGCACGCCCGCTTCGTTTATGAAAAAAGTCATTGATAACCGCTCACTGTTTATGATTGGCGGACTCGGACTGACATTGAAAAAAGGCAAGTTCAAGTTTTTCTAA
- the sufA gene encoding sulfur carrier chaperone involved in Fe-S cluster assembly (Evidence 2a: Function from experimental evidences in other organisms; PubMedId: 17698959, 19478995, 20097860, 25447545; Product type c: carrier), whose translation MSNPVTITEAAALHIKDMMKEHEEENAFLRVGVKGGGCSGLSYGMGFEHEKSESDSVFDQHGITVLVDKESLDIMNGTVIDYKQSMLGGGFTIDNPNAIASCGCGSSFRTATNAGKPEEC comes from the coding sequence ATGAGCAACCCGGTAACAATTACAGAAGCAGCAGCTTTGCATATAAAAGATATGATGAAAGAGCATGAAGAAGAAAACGCGTTTCTGCGTGTAGGCGTCAAAGGCGGCGGCTGCAGCGGACTTTCTTACGGCATGGGCTTTGAGCATGAAAAGAGTGAATCAGACAGTGTGTTTGATCAGCACGGCATCACTGTTCTAGTTGACAAAGAAAGCCTTGACATCATGAACGGCACCGTGATTGATTATAAACAATCCATGCTCGGCGGCGGCTTCACCATCGACAATCCAAACGCCATCGCTTCATGCGGCTGCGGTTCTTCGTTCAGAACAGCAACGAATGCAGGCAAGCCTGAAGAGTGCTAA
- the guaC gene encoding GMP reductase (NADP-dependent) (Evidence 1a: Function from experimental evidences in the studied strain; PubMedId: 6408059, 11591660, 6408059; Product type e: enzyme) — MENVFDYEDIQLIPAKCIVNSRSECDTSVRLGGHTFKLPVVPANMQTIIDEKLAISLAENGYFYVMHRFEPETRIDFIKDMNARGLFSSISVGVKDEEYEFVRQLAEENLTPEYVTIDIAHGHSNAVIEMIQHLKKHLPDSFVIAGNVGTPEAVRELENAGADATKVGIGPGKVCITKIKTGFGTGGWQLAALRWCAKAASKPIIADGGIRTHGDIAKSIRFGATMVMIGSLFAGHEESPGQTIEKDGKLYKEYFGSASEFQKGEKKNVEGKKMHVAHKGSIKDTLIEMEQDLQSSISYAGGTKLNAIRNVDYVIVKNSIFNGDKY, encoded by the coding sequence ATGGAAAACGTATTTGATTACGAAGATATTCAGCTAATTCCTGCAAAATGCATTGTGAATAGCCGTTCAGAATGTGATACATCCGTACGTTTAGGCGGACATACATTTAAATTGCCCGTCGTCCCTGCCAATATGCAGACGATTATAGATGAAAAACTAGCGATTTCATTAGCCGAAAATGGCTACTTTTATGTGATGCACCGATTTGAGCCTGAGACACGAATTGATTTTATTAAAGATATGAACGCACGCGGGTTATTCTCTTCTATCAGCGTGGGCGTCAAAGATGAGGAGTATGAATTTGTCCGCCAGCTGGCAGAAGAAAATCTGACTCCTGAATACGTGACAATTGACATTGCTCACGGGCACTCAAATGCTGTCATTGAAATGATCCAGCACCTTAAAAAACATTTGCCGGACAGCTTTGTTATTGCTGGCAATGTCGGAACGCCGGAAGCGGTCAGAGAGCTTGAAAATGCGGGAGCGGATGCCACTAAAGTCGGCATCGGACCGGGAAAAGTATGTATTACGAAAATCAAAACAGGCTTCGGCACAGGCGGCTGGCAATTAGCAGCGCTGCGCTGGTGTGCCAAGGCTGCCAGCAAACCGATTATCGCGGATGGCGGCATCCGCACCCATGGCGACATCGCAAAATCAATCCGATTCGGCGCAACGATGGTCATGATCGGTTCACTATTTGCCGGACACGAAGAATCGCCAGGCCAAACGATCGAAAAAGACGGAAAGCTTTACAAGGAGTACTTCGGCTCAGCCTCTGAATTCCAAAAAGGCGAAAAGAAAAATGTCGAAGGCAAAAAAATGCACGTGGCGCATAAAGGCTCAATCAAGGATACACTGATTGAAATGGAGCAGGATCTTCAATCTTCTATTTCTTATGCAGGCGGAACAAAGCTTAACGCCATCCGCAATGTGGATTATGTGATTGTGAAGAATTCCATTTTTAATGGGGATAAATATTAA